Below is a genomic region from Catenuloplanes atrovinosus.
GCCGGGAGTCCTGCCGCACCTCCTGCTCGTAGGTGATCTCGTGCCAGAGCCGCTCGTACCGCTTGATCACCTCGTCGGACATCTGCTCCGGGTCGATCGACTCGTGCAGCAGCCCGGCGGCCTGAAGGTCCAGCGCCTCGCCGAAGATGTTGACCCGCGCGATGTCCAGGTCCTCGTCCCGCTGGCCGTTGGAGAGCTTCGGCCGCAGCGCGCCGGTCTCCGCGTCCACCAGGTACGCCGCGAACGCGCCCGCGTCCCGCCGGAACAGCGTGTTCGACAGTGAGCAGTCGCCCCAGAAGAAGCCGGTCAGGTGCATGCGGACCAGCAGCGCGGCCTGCGCGTCGAGCAGCCGGATCATGGTGTTCTCCCGCAGCGTGTGCGAGAACAGCGCCCGATACGGCAGGGAGAACTGCAGGTGCCGGGTGACCAGCACGGTGTCCAGCGGCTCGCCGTCCGGCGCGTGCCGGTCCGCGACCACGGCGACCGCCTCCACGGACGGGAAGCCGATCCGCTCCAGCGCGCGGAGCAGGTCGTACTCCTTCTCGGCCACCCGCTCGCCGGTCTCCTTGACCGCGTAGACGGTGCCGGCCAGCTTGACGAACCGGACGATGTGCCGGGAGATGCCCTGCGGCAGCGCCACCAGGTGATCGGCGGGCCACTGCTCCAGCGGCGTCGACCACGGGAGGTCGAGCAGCGCGGGGTCTACGAGGGCGGAGGTGATGCGCACGTACTAAGCATGCCGTTTTCCGCGGCGCGTCGCGGCTCATCGTGGCTCGTTACACAGTGACGAGATCTGCTCAAATGTCCGATGTTTCCGATCGGATGTCGGGCATGAGACAGGTGCGAATCGGATGGACAACGACATACCGGAAGCGGGAGTGGAATGCGGCGAAGGCTGGGCCTGGTCGTCGGGGCGTGCACTGCGGTCACGCTCGCCGGTGTCGCAGCGATCGGCTACCTCGGTGGCGACGATCGCGCGACGCCGGGCGTGGCGGTGTGGAACGAGGCGGGTGCGACCTCATCGCGTACCCCCGATGCCCCGGTCGGCTCGAGCACGCCGGAGGCCACGACCGCGCCGCGGGCCGTGACCACGACGGAGGCCGCGCCGACCGCGCCGTCCCGCGCGCCCGCGCCGGCGCCGACCGGCCCGGCACCCGGCGGCGAGACCGCGGACGCGGGGCAGCCGATCGGGACGGTCGAGCGGGTGAGCCGCACGCTCGGCTACGCCGGTGCGGACCGGCGCACCACGCTGCGGTTCCCCGGTGCCGAGTACGTGAAGGTCCACTTCAGCCGCATCGCGCTGCTGCCCGGCGACTACCTCACGGTGTCCGACCCGCGGGGCCGGGAGTCGCACCGGTACGAGGGCGTCACCCGCGACGCCGTCACCGGACTGACCCGCGCGGTGCTCGACCCCGGCACGCCGGACGACGCGGGCGAGCGCTGGGCGATGTCCGTCTCCGGCGACACGGCCGTGGTGGAGCTGCACACCGGCGGCGGTGATCCGCTCGGTGTGCGCAGCACGCTGGCCGGTCTCGGCGTCGGCATCGACCGGGTCGCCCGCGGCTACACCCGCCCGGAGCGGGTCGAGGCCGCGCACCAGTTGGAGAGCGCGCGCGAGCAGGCGATCGGCCCCGCCGGCCCGGGCCGCGAGGAGAGCGTCTGCGGCGGTGACGAGAAGTCGGACGCGGTCTGCTACCGCTCCACCGACCCGATGATCTACACGCGGTCGAAGGCGGTGGCCCGGCTGCTGATCAACGGCACCGAACTGTGCACCGCGTGGCGGGTCGGCGCGCAGAACCGGCTGGTGACCAACAACCACTGCTTCTCCACCTCGCAGGACGCGTACAACACCGAGGTGTGGTTCAACTACCAGTGCGCGCGGTGCGGCGGGTACGACGTCTACCAGTCGACCAAGGTCTGGGGTGACAAGGTGCTGGCCACGGACCGGACGCTGGACTTCACGCTGTTCACGGTGGAGAGCTTCGCGTCCGTGCAGAAGTTCGGCTTCCTGACGCTGGACACCGCGCGCCCGGCCGCCGGCACGCAGCTCTACATCCCGCAGCACCCGGCGGGCGACCCGACCGCGATCGCGATGAGCTCCGGCGCGCGCGGCAGCAACTGCGCGGTCGACAACCCCGCCTACACCGGGTACGCGTCCGCGAGCGACGTCTCGTACTTCTGCGACACCGAGGGCGGCTCGTCCGGCTCGCCGGTGCTGTCCCGGACCACGAACAAGGTGGTGGCGCTGCACCACTTCGGCGGCTGCCCGAACTCGGGCGTGCGCGCGGACCTGCTGTACGAGCGGATCAAGTCGCTGGTCTAGGGCCCGGGTACCGTGTCCGGGATGCGACGACTCGCCTGGTGGTTCGACGGTCTGCTGGTGGCGGCGTTCGCGGGGCTGACCGCCCTGCTCGCCGCCGGCCACCTGCTGGACGTGGACCTGGCGGTGTCGGACTGGGCGTTCGCGCATCAGCCGGCGGTCGCGCACTACCCGGCACTGGCGCTCAACTACCTGGGTCAGGGCGGCCCGTTCGTGGTGCTCTGCACGCTGCTGGCGCTGTGGCTCGGCCACCGGTGGCGGGACGTCCGCCCGATCATCCTGGTGGCCGCCACGTACCTGCTGGCCGGCGTGGTGGTCGCGCCGCTCAAGGAGTTCAGCGGCCGGGACGCGCCCCGCTCCGCGCTGCCGAACCGGGCGGAGCTGTTCAACGACCTGGCCCGCGCCGGGTACGACTGGTCCTACCCGTCCGGGCACATGGTCAACGCGTTCGTCTGGTTCTTCACCCTGCTCACGCTGCTGACCTGGATCTTCGGCGAGCGGGTCCGGCGGTTCGGGACCGCGCTGCGGGTCGCGCCGCCGATCATCGTGTTCGGCACGACGGTCTACCTGAACTACCACTGGCTGACCGACTCGATCGCCGGCCTGCTGATCGGGCTGGTGCTGGTCCGCCTGCTGGAGCGCGTCCGGTGGAGGACGCTGCCGCTGCCCGCGTGGGTGCAGTGGCGCGGCCGGTCAGCGGGCGCGGGAGGCGCGGAGCCGGCGGAGGCGGCCGATCAGCATCGGGTCGTGGGCTAGCGCCAGCGGGTTGTCCAGCAGCCCGTTGAGCAGTTGGTAGTAGCGCGTCGAGGAGATGCCGAACTCGTCCCGGATCGCCTGCTCCTTGGCGCCGGCGTGCCGCCACCACTTCTTCTCGAACTCGAGGATGCGCACCTCGCGCTCGGCGAGCGCCGGCTCCTCCGGCGCGGCCCGCGGTGCCGGGACCTCGGCCGGATCGGAGTCGTCGTCCTCGATGCCCTCCGTGCTCATGGTGCTCACCATAACCACCATTCACACTGCTCGCACCGGATCAGGCGGTGATCACTCGCACCCCGGCGGCCTCGAACTCGGCGATCACGGAGGAGGGCGCGCCGGAGTCGGTGACCAGCGTCTCGACGCGGTCGATGGCGCAGATCCGGGCGAACGCGTGGCCGCCCAGCTTGGACGAGTCCGCGATGATCACGACGCGCTTGGCCCGGCCGACCATCAGCGAGTTCATCGCGGCCTCGCCCTCGTGGTGCGCGGCCGCGCCGAGGTGCACGTCGATCGCGTTCACGCCGAGCAGCACCAGGTCCAGCGTGACCTCGCGCAGCAGCGCGCCGCCGAGCGGGCCGACCAGCTCGAAGGACTGCGGCCGGACCACGCCACCGGCCACCACGATCTTCATCTGGGAGCGGACCAGCAACTCGTTCGCGATGTTCAGCGCGTTGGTGACCACGGTGAGCTGGGTGCCCTCGGCGTTGGTGTTCAGGTCCGGGCGGACCGCGAGCGCGCGGGCCACCTCGGTCGTGGTGGTGCCGCCGTTGAGGCCGACCACCTGCCCGGGAGCGACCAGCGCGGCGGCCGCGGCGCCGATTCGCTGCTTCTCCGCCGAGTGCTTCGCGGTCTTGTAGCGCAGCGGCAGGTCGTAGGAGACGCCGTTCGCCACCGCGCCACCCCGGGTGCGGATGATCATCTGCTGCTGGGCGAGCTGGTCGAAGTCGCGCCGGATCGTCGCCTGGGACACGTTGAGCTGGGCCGCCGCGTCCTCCACGCTCACCCGGCCGCTGTCGGTGAGGAGTTCCAGCAGCGCGTTCCAGCGTACGTACCGATCCACCGCCGGCCTCCTTCCGCGCATCCGTGCACACGCTGAGTGATTTGGTGCACAGTAATGCGCGAAAGGACCGGTAAGCAAACCGCTGGGCTGCGCGAAGTTGTTCATGCTTGCCGCCGCCCGCCGAATCTGAGCACAATGACGCGCGAAACAGCATTGAAACGAGCCGTTCTGCGCAGCACGGCCCGTGCCCGTCCCGGTCTTGGAGGGGTGTTCACATGGCCTACGTCGACGAAGAACTCGCCAGCCAGCCCGACTGCTGGCGTACCGCCGCCGCCCTCGCCCCGGAGCACGCCGCCGTGCTCGGCCGGCCCGGCGAGCGCGTGGCCGTGACCGGCTGCGGCACCTCCTGGTTCATGGCCATGGCCTATGCCACGCTGCGGGAGCGGGCCGGCCTGGGCGAGACCGACGCGTTCCAGTCCTCCGAGTTCCCGATCAACCGGCGGTACGACCGGGTCGTGGCGATCACCCGCTCCGGCACCACCACCGAGGTCACCGACCTGCTCGCCGCGCTGCCGGGCACGCCGTCCACGGTGATCGTCGGCGACGGCGCCACCCCGGCCGCGCGGCTCGCCACCGACGTGGTCGCGATGCCGTTCGCGGACGAGCGCTCGGTCGTGCAGACCCGATTCGCCACCAGCGCGCTCGCGCTGCTCCGCGCGCACCTCGGCGAGGACCTGAGCGACGCGGTCACCGACGCGGAGGTCGCGGTGCGCACGCCGCTGCCGGTCGACCCCGCGCTGGTCGAGCAGATCACCTTCCTCGGCCGCGGCTGGACCGTCGGGCTGGCCCAGGAGGCCGCGCTCAAGTGTCGCGAGGCCGCGAACTTCTGGTCCGAGGCGTACCCGGCGATGGACTACCGGCACGGCCCGATCGCGATCGCCGCGCCGCACCGCGTGGTGTGGGCGTTCGGCGAGGTCCCGGCCGGGCTGGACGAGACCGTCGCGGCGACCGGCGCCACGTTCGTGCACAGCAGCGGCCACTGCGGGCACACCGCGCTCGGCAGCTGGAACGGCGGCCGGGTGCCGCTCGACCCGATGGCCGATCTGATCCTGGCCCAGCGCTTCGCGGTCGCGCTCGCCGCCGGCCGGCACCTGGACCCGGACGCGCCACGCAACCTGACCCGCTCGGTCGTCCTCACGTGACCGGTTCCGTCACCGCACAGCCCGTCGTCATCGCCATGGACATCGGCGGTACGGGAATGAAGTGCGGGGTCGTCGCGGTCGACGGCCCCGTGCTGCACACCGAACGGCACGACACGCTCGCCTCCCGCGGGCCGGCCGCGGTCGCGGCCGCCATCTGCGACATCGCGGAGCAACTGGCCGGCAAGGCGCGCGTGCTCGGGCAGGCGCCGGTCGCGGCCGGCGTGGCGATCCCGGGCGTGGTGGACGAGGTGCGCGGCATCGCGGTCTTCGCGGCCAATCTGGGCTTCCGGGACGTACCGCTGCGTGATCTCGTCTCGGCCCGGCTGGGAGTGCCGGCCGCGCTCGGCCACGACATGCGCGCGGCCGGGCTGGCGGAGGCGCGGCTCGGCGCCGGCCACGGCGCCGACGACGTGATCTTCGTGGGCATCGGCACCGGAATCGCGGCCGCGCACGTGCGCGGCGGCCACACGAACAGCGGCGCGCACGGCGCGGCCGGCGAACTCGGCCACATCGTGGTCCGGCCCGGCGGCCTCGCCTGCCCGTGCGGTCAGCGCGGCTGCCTGGAGACCATCGCCAGCGCCGCGTCCGTGGCCCGGCGGTACGCGGAGGCGACCGGCCGCGCGGAGAGCGCCGCGGAGGTGGTCGCCCGCGCGGTCGCCGGCGAGGACGCGGCCGGCGAGATCTGGCGGGAGACCGTGGACGCGCTCGCGGACGGGCTGCTCACCGCGCAGGCACTGCTCGACACGGAGGTCTTCGTGATCGGCGGTGGGCTCGGCGAGGCAGGCGAGGCGCTGCTCGGCCCGCTCCGCGAGGCGCTGGCCGCGCGCGTCACGTTTCACCGCATGCCCCGGCTGGTGAAGGCCAGCCTCGGCGACACCGCCGGACTGCGCGGCGCGGCCCTGCTCGGCCTCGACGCGCTCTCCACCCAGTAGAAAGCACGGATCACCATGCAGATCGCCGGCCGGATCGTCACGCCCGACGGGATCGTCGACGACGGGCACGTCACGGTGGACGGCCCGCTGATCGCGTCGGTCGGCTCCGGCCCGGTCATCGGCCGGCCGGAGCGGGCCGCGTGGGTGCTGCCCGGATTCGTGGACATCCACAACCACGGCGGCGGCGGGCACACGTTCACCACCGGCGACCCGGACTCCGCGCGCGCCGCGGCCGCGTTCCACCGGCGGCACGGCACCACGACGGTGATCGCGAGCCTGGTCAGCTCGCCGCCCGCGCTGATGCGGGACGCGACCGCCGCGTTCCTGCCGCTGGTCCGCGAGGGCGTGCTCGGCGGCGTGCACTACGAGGGGCCGTATCTGTCCGGCGCGCGGTGCGGCGCCCAGAACCCGGACTTCCTGCGCGACCCGGACCTCGACGAACTGGCCGCGCTGATCGACCTCGGCGACGGCGCGGTCCGGATGATGACGATCGCACCCGAACTGCCCGGCGCGCTCGACGCGATCAAGCTGCTGGCCTCGCACGGCGTCGCCGCGGCGGTCGGCCACACGGACGCGTCGCACGGCGCCACCCGGGCCGCGGTCGAGGCCGGCGCCACCGTGGCCACGCACCTGTTCAACGGCATGCGGCCGGTGCACCACCGGGAGCCGGGCCCGGTGCTGGCGCTGCTCGACTCGCCGGGCGTGGTCTGCGAGGTGGTCGCGGACGGTGTACACCTGCACGACGGCACGCTGGCCTTCGTCGCCGGCGCCGCGCGCGGCGGGTACGCGCTGGTCACCGACGCGATGGCCGCGGCCGGGATGCCGGACGGCGCCTACGAGCTGGGTGGTCTCTCCGTGGTGGTGGCGGACCGGGTGGCGCGGCTGGCGTCGAACGGGTCGATCGCCGGCAGCACGCTCACCATGGACGCCGCGGTGCGACAGGCGGTCGGCGCCGGTGTCTCCATCGTGGACGCCTCCCGCGCCGCGTCCGGCACCCCCGCCCGCGCGGTCGGCCTCTCCGGTACGGTCGGCGCGATCGTTCCCGGCCTGCGTGCGGACCTGGTGCTCCTCGACGAGCAGCTGCAGGTCACCGGCGTTGTTCACGCCGGAGTCTTCCAGTAATCCATTTCTCTTCGGTACGGTGCGGCCGTGTGAGCGTGCACATGGCCGTTCCCGCATAGTGGAATTCTCGGACATTTTTCGGAATAAATCCGGCTATGGGGCACTAACCTCTCGGGTCATGCATCTGACCGTTACGCACCTTGCCGCCTTCGCGGGAGTGATGGCGCTCGGCACGATGTCCCCCGGCCCGGACTTCGCGATCGTGCTGCGCCACGCCGTCGCCTCCGGCCGCCGGGCCGGCTTCGCCACCGCGGTCGGCATCGCCACCGGCATCCTCGGCTGGGTGCTCCTCGCCGCCGTCGGCGTCGCCGCGCTGGTCGCCACGTCCCCCGTCGCGTACCTGTCGATGAAGCTGATCGGCGCCGCCTACCTCGTCTTCGTCGGCCTGCGCACGCTCTGGACCGCCATCACCGCCCGCCGCGACCTGGCCCCGGCCGCCCACGCCGACCTGGCCGCGCTCGCCGCCGCGTTCGACGTACCCCGACACCGCCGCATCCGGTTCCGCTGGCTGTCGCTGCTGCTCTGGGACCGCCGCCACTGGGCCGCGTTCCGCGCCGGCCTGTTCACCAACGTCTTCAACCCCAAGGTCGCGGTCTTCTTCCTCGCGCTGCTCCCACAGTTCCTGCCCGAGCACCCCACGCCGGGCGACACACTGGTCCTCGGCGCCGTCTCGTTCGCGGTCACCGCCGGCTGGTTCACCACGGTCACCCTGGTCGTCGGCGCCATGAAACGCCTCCTCGACCGCCGCGCCGTCCGCCGCGGCCTCGACACCCTGACCGGCTCCGCCCTCCTCGCCCTCGGCCTCCGCCTCGCCATCTCCCAGTAACCCCCCACCCGCCCCACCCCCCACTCGCGTCGATCGAGGGCGGATTCCTGCGGTTCGATCTCCACCGACGTGCATATGGCCTAGATCGACGGCGTATCGGGTGGGGGGTCAGCGGGAGCGGGATTCGGCGTAGGCGGCCAGGTGGGCGACCTGGGCGGGGTCCAGGGAGGGGCGGACGCGGGAGCGAGCCGTGGTGACGTGGGCGGCGGTGACGGAGGTGGCGTCCAGGGATTCGCGCATGGCGGCGAGGGCGGCCTCGCGGATCAGGGCGGCGCAGTCCGCGGCGGAGAAATTGTCCAGGTCGGCGCCGAGGGCGGCCAGGTCCACGTCGTCGGCGAGGGGGACCGGCTTGGCGGCGGCGCGGAGGATGGCGGTGCGGGCGTCGCCGTCCGGTGGTGGGACGTAGACCAGGCGCTCCAGGCGACCGGGGCGCAGCAGTGCCGGGTCGATCAGGTCGGGGCGGTTGGTGGCGCCGATGACGACCACGTTGCGCAGGGACTCGACGCCGTCCAGCTCGGTGAGGAGCGCGGCGACCACGCGGTCGGTGGTGCCGCCGTCGCTGGACTGACCGCGGACCGGCGCGAGCGCGTCCACCTCGTCCAGGAAGACCAGCGTGGGCGCGGCCTCGCGGGCGCGGCGGAACAGCTCGCGCACCGCGCGCTCGCTCTCACCGACCCACTTGCTGAGCAACTCCGCGCCCTTGACCGAGAGCACGTTCGCCTTGCCGGAGCCGGCGACGGCCTTGACCAGGTACGTCTTCCCGCAGCCGGGCGGGCCGTAGAGCAGCACGCCGCGCGGCGCCTGCACGCCGAGCCGGGCGAACGTGTCCGGGTACGTCAGCGGCCACAGCACCGACTCGGTGAGCAGTTCCTTCACCTCGGCCATGTCGCCGACGTCGTCCAGCGTGACCCGGGCCAGCTCCAGCGTGGACTCGGCCATCGAGGTGGGCCGCACCACCTCCAGCGCGGCGGCGAAGTCGGCCATCGCGATGGTCGGCGTCTCGGGGGCGTCCGCCTTCTGCCGCAGCGCGGCGCGGACCGCGGCCTCCCGGGTCAGCGCGGCCAGGTCGGCGGCGACGAATCCGGGGGTACGGCCGGCGACGTCGTCCAGCCGCACGTCCTCGGCCAGCGGCATGCCCCGGGTCAGCACGTCAAGCTGCTCGCGTCGCATCGCGGCGTCCGGCAGCGACACGCTGATCTGCACGGACAGCAGGTCGGGCGCGCGCAGCCCGGGATCCAGTTCCTCGGGCCGGCTGCTGGTGCACACCACGGCCGCGCCTGCCTTGATCAGACCCGCGACGACCTGCCGGAACACGGTGGCGACCGGGCCGGCGTCGGCACGCGGGACCAGCGCGTCCACGTCCGCGACCAGCAGCACGCCGGGCGTGCCGGCGCCGGTGAGCGAGTCCGCGGCGGTACGCAGCCGGCGCGCCGCGGCGTCGTTGGCGAGCGCGGCCAGCTCCGGTGCCCAGAGCGAGACCACCCGGGCGCCGACCGACGCCGCCACGGACCTGACCAGCACGCCCTTGCCGGACCCGGCCGGGCCGGTGATCAGCACGCCGAGCGAGACGGTGGCGCCGAGCCGGCCCAGCACCTCGTGGTGGTGGAAGCCCAGGTCGAGCAGTTCGCGCAGTTCGTGGGCCTGCGCGCGCAGGCCGGGCAGATCCTCGACCGGCGGCACCGCCTCCACGTCCTCGACGATCTCCCCCTCGATCGGGTCGGCCGAGGCGGGAACGGACGTGGCGGTGACGGACGTGGCGGAGGACGAGACCGGGGGGACGGGCGTGCGGCGTACCGCCGATGGGGGTGCGGGTTCGGCGTGGAAGGTCTGCCCGTGCGTGGTGTGGCCGGCCGCCCACGTCACCACCGTGTCCATCGTGACCAGCGCGCCGTCCGCGTCCTCGACCGCGTCCACCCGCAGCAGCGTGGTCGTCCAGCCGAAGCCGACCGTGTTCGCCAGGCTGCGCCGCGCGGTCTGCACCAGGCTGTGCGTGGTGGCGTCCGGCAGCACGTCCTGCGGCAGCAGCGACACGTCGTCGCCGGCCGTGACCACCTTGCCGAGCAGCGCGAGCCGCAGCATGTCCGCCGAGACCGCGACCACGATCTCCGGCGGCCCGGAGAGCACCACGCGGCGCGCCCCCCGCGTCGGGATCGGCGCGATCGTGATCTGCCCGCCCTCGCGCAGCCCGAGGTTGCCGAGGATCAGGTCGTCCGCGTAGAGGATCGCGCGGCTG
It encodes:
- a CDS encoding DUF4032 domain-containing protein, yielding MRITSALVDPALLDLPWSTPLEQWPADHLVALPQGISRHIVRFVKLAGTVYAVKETGERVAEKEYDLLRALERIGFPSVEAVAVVADRHAPDGEPLDTVLVTRHLQFSLPYRALFSHTLRENTMIRLLDAQAALLVRMHLTGFFWGDCSLSNTLFRRDAGAFAAYLVDAETGALRPKLSNGQRDEDLDIARVNIFGEALDLQAAGLLHESIDPEQMSDEVIKRYERLWHEITYEQEVRQDSRHHMEGRIRRLNELGFDVAEVSMSVSDSGQSFMVRPKVVDPGYHVRRLFRLTGLDAEENQARQLLNDLDTYRAESDLTDEQQAAHRWLTEVFEPVVRAVPANLRGKLEPTELFSQVLNHRWRLSEEAGRDVGLAPAVQSFLNDVLVHRPDEQAVLGVEPDALLA
- a CDS encoding trypsin-like serine peptidase; this translates as MRRRLGLVVGACTAVTLAGVAAIGYLGGDDRATPGVAVWNEAGATSSRTPDAPVGSSTPEATTAPRAVTTTEAAPTAPSRAPAPAPTGPAPGGETADAGQPIGTVERVSRTLGYAGADRRTTLRFPGAEYVKVHFSRIALLPGDYLTVSDPRGRESHRYEGVTRDAVTGLTRAVLDPGTPDDAGERWAMSVSGDTAVVELHTGGGDPLGVRSTLAGLGVGIDRVARGYTRPERVEAAHQLESAREQAIGPAGPGREESVCGGDEKSDAVCYRSTDPMIYTRSKAVARLLINGTELCTAWRVGAQNRLVTNNHCFSTSQDAYNTEVWFNYQCARCGGYDVYQSTKVWGDKVLATDRTLDFTLFTVESFASVQKFGFLTLDTARPAAGTQLYIPQHPAGDPTAIAMSSGARGSNCAVDNPAYTGYASASDVSYFCDTEGGSSGSPVLSRTTNKVVALHHFGGCPNSGVRADLLYERIKSLV
- a CDS encoding phosphatase PAP2 family protein; this translates as MRRLAWWFDGLLVAAFAGLTALLAAGHLLDVDLAVSDWAFAHQPAVAHYPALALNYLGQGGPFVVLCTLLALWLGHRWRDVRPIILVAATYLLAGVVVAPLKEFSGRDAPRSALPNRAELFNDLARAGYDWSYPSGHMVNAFVWFFTLLTLLTWIFGERVRRFGTALRVAPPIIVFGTTVYLNYHWLTDSIAGLLIGLVLVRLLERVRWRTLPLPAWVQWRGRSAGAGGAEPAEAADQHRVVG
- a CDS encoding DUF3263 domain-containing protein — encoded protein: MSTEGIEDDDSDPAEVPAPRAAPEEPALAEREVRILEFEKKWWRHAGAKEQAIRDEFGISSTRYYQLLNGLLDNPLALAHDPMLIGRLRRLRASRAR
- a CDS encoding DeoR/GlpR family DNA-binding transcription regulator — protein: MDRYVRWNALLELLTDSGRVSVEDAAAQLNVSQATIRRDFDQLAQQQMIIRTRGGAVANGVSYDLPLRYKTAKHSAEKQRIGAAAAALVAPGQVVGLNGGTTTTEVARALAVRPDLNTNAEGTQLTVVTNALNIANELLVRSQMKIVVAGGVVRPQSFELVGPLGGALLREVTLDLVLLGVNAIDVHLGAAAHHEGEAAMNSLMVGRAKRVVIIADSSKLGGHAFARICAIDRVETLVTDSGAPSSVIAEFEAAGVRVITA
- a CDS encoding SIS domain-containing protein, coding for MAYVDEELASQPDCWRTAAALAPEHAAVLGRPGERVAVTGCGTSWFMAMAYATLRERAGLGETDAFQSSEFPINRRYDRVVAITRSGTTTEVTDLLAALPGTPSTVIVGDGATPAARLATDVVAMPFADERSVVQTRFATSALALLRAHLGEDLSDAVTDAEVAVRTPLPVDPALVEQITFLGRGWTVGLAQEAALKCREAANFWSEAYPAMDYRHGPIAIAAPHRVVWAFGEVPAGLDETVAATGATFVHSSGHCGHTALGSWNGGRVPLDPMADLILAQRFAVALAAGRHLDPDAPRNLTRSVVLT
- a CDS encoding ROK family protein; amino-acid sequence: MDIGGTGMKCGVVAVDGPVLHTERHDTLASRGPAAVAAAICDIAEQLAGKARVLGQAPVAAGVAIPGVVDEVRGIAVFAANLGFRDVPLRDLVSARLGVPAALGHDMRAAGLAEARLGAGHGADDVIFVGIGTGIAAAHVRGGHTNSGAHGAAGELGHIVVRPGGLACPCGQRGCLETIASAASVARRYAEATGRAESAAEVVARAVAGEDAAGEIWRETVDALADGLLTAQALLDTEVFVIGGGLGEAGEALLGPLREALAARVTFHRMPRLVKASLGDTAGLRGAALLGLDALSTQ
- the nagA gene encoding N-acetylglucosamine-6-phosphate deacetylase, with translation MTMQIAGRIVTPDGIVDDGHVTVDGPLIASVGSGPVIGRPERAAWVLPGFVDIHNHGGGGHTFTTGDPDSARAAAAFHRRHGTTTVIASLVSSPPALMRDATAAFLPLVREGVLGGVHYEGPYLSGARCGAQNPDFLRDPDLDELAALIDLGDGAVRMMTIAPELPGALDAIKLLASHGVAAAVGHTDASHGATRAAVEAGATVATHLFNGMRPVHHREPGPVLALLDSPGVVCEVVADGVHLHDGTLAFVAGAARGGYALVTDAMAAAGMPDGAYELGGLSVVVADRVARLASNGSIAGSTLTMDAAVRQAVGAGVSIVDASRAASGTPARAVGLSGTVGAIVPGLRADLVLLDEQLQVTGVVHAGVFQ
- a CDS encoding LysE family translocator encodes the protein MHLTVTHLAAFAGVMALGTMSPGPDFAIVLRHAVASGRRAGFATAVGIATGILGWVLLAAVGVAALVATSPVAYLSMKLIGAAYLVFVGLRTLWTAITARRDLAPAAHADLAALAAAFDVPRHRRIRFRWLSLLLWDRRHWAAFRAGLFTNVFNPKVAVFFLALLPQFLPEHPTPGDTLVLGAVSFAVTAGWFTTVTLVVGAMKRLLDRRAVRRGLDTLTGSALLALGLRLAISQ
- a CDS encoding AAA family ATPase, whose translation is MLRPAALDARRGIVRLHPEVLAALGLHPGDPVRLSGRRTTAGIVALAEPTSSRAILYADDLILGNLGLREGGQITIAPIPTRGARRVVLSGPPEIVVAVSADMLRLALLGKVVTAGDDVSLLPQDVLPDATTHSLVQTARRSLANTVGFGWTTTLLRVDAVEDADGALVTMDTVVTWAAGHTTHGQTFHAEPAPPSAVRRTPVPPVSSSATSVTATSVPASADPIEGEIVEDVEAVPPVEDLPGLRAQAHELRELLDLGFHHHEVLGRLGATVSLGVLITGPAGSGKGVLVRSVAASVGARVVSLWAPELAALANDAAARRLRTAADSLTGAGTPGVLLVADVDALVPRADAGPVATVFRQVVAGLIKAGAAVVCTSSRPEELDPGLRAPDLLSVQISVSLPDAAMRREQLDVLTRGMPLAEDVRLDDVAGRTPGFVAADLAALTREAAVRAALRQKADAPETPTIAMADFAAALEVVRPTSMAESTLELARVTLDDVGDMAEVKELLTESVLWPLTYPDTFARLGVQAPRGVLLYGPPGCGKTYLVKAVAGSGKANVLSVKGAELLSKWVGESERAVRELFRRAREAAPTLVFLDEVDALAPVRGQSSDGGTTDRVVAALLTELDGVESLRNVVVIGATNRPDLIDPALLRPGRLERLVYVPPPDGDARTAILRAAAKPVPLADDVDLAALGADLDNFSAADCAALIREAALAAMRESLDATSVTAAHVTTARSRVRPSLDPAQVAHLAAYAESRSR